The following is a genomic window from Parus major isolate Abel chromosome 14, Parus_major1.1, whole genome shotgun sequence.
GTTGTCCGTGCTCTCAAAGGGCACCTGGGGGACAGTGGAGtcagggctgcccaggggggCACCCAGGCAGCCCTGAGGACACTCAGCCACGAGCAGTACCTTAAGGATGAAGCAGAACTCGGAGTTGAGCAGAACAGCGTCTGTGTTGATCTGGATGCACCTGGAGACGGAGCCCCGGAGGCACAAATCAGCAGGAGACTCATcagctgtgcccacagcagggatCCCACCTGGACCTGGCAGCCGTGGGTGCTGCCGGGCAcggagcagccctggggcactGACCTGGTGCAGAGGGCCCCGCCGTTGGTGCGGATGTGGtacaggctgggctggggagtgCTGACCCGGTCCTTCCGCTTGCCCCGGTGGATCACAAACCTCCTCTTGAAGTGCGAGAGGAACTTGGggttctcctgctgctgggtcATGCGCACCACCTGGACAGGGGTGGGTGTCAGAAGGGGCACAGGGACTTCTCAAACACAGCTCCAAGCCCCAGCTGcaccctcctgccagctcccatctctgctgctgtcccctgttTCAGCCTGAGAGGCAgagaggggatggagaaggagagACAAAGCTGGGGcacccctgtgtcacccccAAGCTGTGTCACCTCCAGCTTGCCGCGGAAGTGACTCTCAAACTTCTTCTGGAGGCTGAAGGTGAAGGTGAGCCAGCCCATGTTGGAGGCCTCCCGGCCCTGCCAGAAGTAGACGATGCACTGGGAGTCTTCCTCaggctgcttctcctcctcttcttcctcaccttcctcttcccctttgCCTTCAcccttcttctttttctcctcatcctcctcataCTCCACTGGCACCCAGTACCTGAAGGCAGGAACAGGGAGTGATGTGAGGGATGGCACGGTTgggagggctgggcagggagcttGGGGACAACGTGGTCCAGCAACCTCTGAGAGGGGACAAGCCAGGTGTCACCTGCACAGGAAGACGTAGCAGTCATGGGTGTGGAAGTGGCCAAACTCCTCCTCGGGCAGGCGAGTGAATTTCTTGCCCTCCAGCACGAAGCCCTCCATGCCATCCAGGTCCTCGTTCCACTCCTCCATCAGCTGCTCCGCCTGTGGCCCCACGTGTTCCGtcagcccccagctcctccatcaGCACCCTGCCCCTTGCCCTGGGGGATTCATGGGGGTCCCCAGCCCTACCTCGCTGAGGGGCATGGGGGGCTGGCGGGGCAGGAAGAGCGCAGTGAGGTCGGCCTTCATCTGGTCCTTCTTCTCGGCGTCCTTGCGGACCTTGCCGGCCAGGCCGCCGTCCTGCAGCACTGTCTCGGCGTTCCGGGTGTAATCCACGCGCAGGACATCATCCCAGTTCTTGAACTTGGACTTGAACACCTACATCACACAATCATCAAGGCTGGAAAAGtcctccaagatcatcgagtccaacaTGTGACCGACCCCCACCACATCAGCCAGACCAGAGCACCAGCTGCCGTGTCCAGTCATTCCTTGAGCACCTCCAGCTGTTCAAGGTGTAAACTGGGGAGCAGGTAACAGACCCTGGgccacagccccttcccaggcAGCCAGCACCCATCTGAGGGGTCCATGTCCTACCTGGCACTCGGTGCCCTCCAGGTTCCTGGTGACCATGGCGTGCTTGGGCCGGTGCAGCatgctgcacagctcctggctcagctTCAGCGCTGCCGCCCGCACCAGCCGCGACGACTTCCTCCCGATCCAGATGAAGACGTCGGACCAGCAGTCCAGGATGTACACGCTCTTGGTGtccagcaggctctgcagctgagggCACCGCAGGGAAAAGGGGGTCAGGCACCTGCAGGCgttcccagctggaaaacaccCTGCGCTGCCGGCTGAACCTCCCtctcccagggcactgctggaagCACAAGGGGCACAAAACCAGTCTCACTGGTCAGACTGGGAGAACCTCCCCACCCCATCCTACCAGACGCATCTCTGGCATCAGATCAGCCTTCAGCCTCTTCTTGTGCTCCACAGAGAGCTTGTAGTTGATCTGGGGAAGCTCCAGATAGCCCAGACCGAGGCCAACCTGcagaggggatggggacagaggtgAGGGGGGGCTGCAGGACCCCAGCAGGCCTGGTGGCCCTATGGATGCGGCTCCCCACCTTGTACAGCTTGGGCTTGTGGGGCTGGAAGTCATCAGGGACACAGGGTCGGATCTCCTCGGGCTGtccccccagcacctcccagaaTTCGGGGGTCTCCTGGCCCTGGGTGAGCAGCGTGATCTCGGCCTTGCCCTTCCGCTCGTTCTTGTTGATCTTCTCGGCGAAGAgcctgcagtgggagcaggtgAGATGGCAGCTGGGCTCCCCACACCCCCGGCACCCCTACCAACCCTACCTGGCCTTGGTGGTGCTGCTCAGCGTGGCCTGGCTCCCGCGCCACACCAGGAGGTCGAGGCCGTGgtccaggaggaaaacaaacctgGTGGAGAGAGGTGAGAGGAGTCAGGAGAGAATGGGATGTGCTGAGCATTCTCCCCAGCCTGGGGGTCCCTGCAGGGCACCAAGCGGGGTTTGAACCCATCTTGTAGAAAgatgctggcacagcccatCTGCACCACAGAACTGCAGCTAAAATGTCTCAGGTGGACCCTGCGGAACCTTCTGCAAGGACCCTCTGTCCCCTGGCCACTCACCGGGGGTCCAGCGATGTCCCCTTGAGTGCCACCGGCTCCAGCTTGACGTTCTTCTTCCCATAGACACGGTAGAGCCTGGGGAAGGGACAGCCACGGTGGGAGGTGGGGCACTGCCTGCCCCACACATccccccagctcctgtccccagctgtaCCTGGTGACATACTGCGTGTCCTCAACGGTGAAGAAACCGCTGGCCGTGCCACCCTCGATGTAGGAGATGTCATTGTCAAAGACCTGGGGGCAGAGAGGGGGtgaggctgggacaggagggcTCGGGGGCTacaggggagctgggggttgGCCTCACCTGAAGGAACTCTTCACTTTCATCCCCCATCTCCTCCCGGATGCTGCGGCACTCGGCGCCCAGGTAGTTGCGGAGGTTGACGGCGTGGATGGCGGAACAGGCCTTCTTGTCCAGGGTGGCCTCCTGCCCGATCCAGTAGTAGATCTCCCAGTTCAGGGAACCGTTCTCATCCAGGAAGGTCTGGGAAGGACAGGGTGTGAGATGGgatggctgcagctccagggagggaTGTGGGGGGACCTTTGCTCCTCCCTGGGTACCTTGAGCACGATGTAGCAGTCGGCTTCATAGAACTTGCCGTGGAAAGCCTCGTCCACCAGCGTGGGCACGAAGTTCTCGATCTGCCAGACACAGAGGCCAGGCAGCTGCCCCACATCCTCACTGAAGAACTCTGAGTAGTCCAGCTGTGGCTTTTCCAGGCCCTGGTCCCAGCGCCGTGTCTTCAGGTCTGGTGCCTTTGCCTCCCCACTCTCCTGTGGGACGGCAACAGGTCAAATTAGGGACAACCAGAACCCTGCTGGCACCCAAGGTAGGCCAGGGCCACTGTGATGCCCTCGGGgcccctctcccaccccagaCTCTACCTCTATCTTCTTATTCTTCTCCTGGGCCACATCTGACATCCCCTTCAGCACCTGCTTGGCCTGATCATCCTGGGCGGAGTCCTTGCGCCGCCGGAGCCGCATCTTGCGGGCCAGCGGGTCCTtggtgctgctccctggggacacggggacggGGTGAGAGCCTGCAAGGCACCCTGTGGAGCACAGCTCacctcccagcctctcccagggctgtgcccaggaggggctgggtgCCCCCATCCCTACAGACGTACCTGCAGCGGCGGCTGCCACGGTGGCGGGGGAGGCTCCGGCCAGGCGGAGCTGGTTCTGCAGGGAGAAGTCGATGTTGTACCACTCCGAGGAACGATCCGCCGGCTTCGGGGGCATCACCAGGTTGGGGTTCTCACGCACGTCCAGGATCTGCCAAGGAGGGCACAGAGAGCTCAGTGAAGCTCACAGGGACATTTGAGAGTGTGGCATGGACCTCAGAGCACTCCCTCATCAGTGAGATGAGGGGATGTGGAAGGAGCCCCGAAACCACGGCCTGCCTGAGCTGAACCACGTGGCAGATTGCAGGTCCTGAGCTCATCCAGCCCaccctccagccctggggttccaaggaggtgctggggctgtgctggagccagcaaAAGGTGGAGAGGTACTGGGTGCCCACCTCCACATCCGTCAGGAAGTGGATGGCCTCTGGCAGCGTCACCAGGCGGTTCTTGTTCAGCACCAGCTTCCTCAGCTTGGAGCACCTGTGGGACAGTGATGCTGGTGACAGGCCAGCCCAGGGTGACCTGCGACCACACAGCCTGTGTGTTCcctcctggggacacagcagatCCAGTTGTGCATTCCTTACCTGCACAGGCTCTCAGGGATCAGCTCCAAATTGTTGTTGGCTGCCATGAACTCCTCAAGGTTGGTGAGCTTGCCAATGCCCGAGGGGATCCCGTCAAAGTCCAGCTTGTTGGAGTTCAGGTACATCTTCTTCAGCTTGGTCAGCTTACAGATGGCTgactggggaaggaggagatggTGGGGTGAGGGAGAGCCATGGAATCACAAGCAGGGATGGCACAGAAGGGCAGGGACATACAGGCAGGGAGGTGAGCTGGTTGCGGGACAGGTTGAGGGTCTCCAGCTGGGTCCACTGGTCGATGCAGAGGGACAGCTCCGTGATCTGGTTGCTGCTGAGGTTGAGGCGCCGCAGGCTGCCCAGAGTGTAGAGACACTCGGGGACACGGCTGAGGTCATTGCAGGACAGATCCACGTCTGGGGGAAGAGACAATGGGGTGACACCACCAGCCAGAGCaacactggggctgggagaggcccTGgagggctctgtggggctggatgCCCCGGCCCTACCTGCCAGGTTCACCAGGCCCTCCAGGCTGGTGGGCAGGTTGCTCTGCGTGCGCTGCGTGTTGCGGAGGTGCAGGGTCTGCAGGGCCGTCATGGCCGGGAGCTGCCTGCGGACCAGGGAGAGCCACAGGGCAGAGAGAGCGTCAGGAGGGAGCAGAAaccccagtcccagccctgccaaagTGGGAACCAGCCTGGGAAGAGGGGCTGTACCGGAGCTGCGCGTGCAGGAGGGGGTTGTTGTTGAGGATCAGGGTCTGCAGGTGGACCAGGCGCCTCATCTGCGGTGGGAGACTCTCCAGCTTGTTGTCGCTCAGGTCCAGGTAGAGCAGGTCCGTCAGGTTGATGAAGAGCTGGTTGGGTATGGTGTCGATGCTGCAGGGATATGGGGAAACTCAGGACCTGCACCTCGAGGAGGGGCAGAGAGCAGGACCCAGAGAAAGTGTGACCAACAGAGGTGACCGTGCCCAGGAGGGGGAGATGGTCACCCTAGCCTGGACCCACCTGTTGTGGCCAAGGTTAAGGACCAGCATGTTCTTGGCAttctccagctccctgggacACTCTGTGAGCTGGTTGTAGCTCAGGTCCTGGGAAAATGGGAGCACAAAGCAGCTGTCAGCCTCTGCCCCACACCCAGCCACCGCCTGAGGACTGGGGGATATCTCcaggggcacagcaggagctggaccAGCACACAGGGAACCCAGGGAACCCATCCATGGCATCAGCCTTTAGGGAAGCATTGCCAGAGGGCAATCCTGCcaacagccaggagctggagctctgaCATGGCCTTGGGACTGGTGCTCCCAAGGAGCACAAGGAACCAGCAAGGTGCAGGAATGGGATCCAcgaggctgggctggctcctgtATCAGCTGAGGAGACTCTGAACCCACCAGCACTGAGAGGTCATCCAGCTGGAAGATGTCATCGGGGACTCCTGAGTTCTTGAGGCTGTTTGCACGAGCCACAATTGCCTGCAaaggggagaggggcagggatgcagctgcctgctgagcCCCCAGGGTGCCCTCAGATCCCAGAGGTGTCTGGGGACCCCTGAGGAAGGAGGGGGACACTCACCCGGAGGCAGGGCAGGCCGGAGAGCTCTCCATGGAGCGTGGTGAGGCTGTTGTGACTCACGGAGAGGTGTTCCTGCAGGGAAGCCCCAGACAAGCCCCAATgagcagagagaagagctggggcagtgcagggaaagggctgggTCCCCACATTGATGTGGAGGCTCCTCcatcccaggagagctggggactTGTGCAGCCCTGTCACACACAGTTGGGACACTCCCAGTCTGGTTGGTTGTGCTGCTTCCACATCCCTCATTCCCTGGGGTAGCCCTGGACGGACACCTCAGCCCTGCTGTAGGGTTTGGGGTGCTCTAGCCCACACAGTCCCTGTGCAAACAGATCCCAGTCCTTGGAAACACCTCTCACTGGGTGATCTGGAAACGGGCACAcgtgggcactgctggggtaGGAGGaatttccctggggaaatgttttcctctgaGCATCACCAGCCCCGGCTGTTGCCTGCTCAGGAACACGAGGAGCTGGCAGGCTGTAGGAGGGATGCCAGCATTTCAGTCTTGCTGTGGCCCCCGAGcacctggcagggctggcaggagcacgGCTCTGAGTGGCACAGAGGGATTCCCTGCACctgccacagggacagggatttCTGGCAGCATTTAAAGCACTGGGTTTGTCTGACACTGACAGGATGAGGTCCCTGATGTGCTGTGGACACCACCAAAGCCAAGCTGAGCAACAATTCCACCAAGGGCCTGGTGGAGCCACCCGAAAAACAAAGCCAGATATCCTGCTCTTCACATACTTCAGcgaaggagaaggaaaaaaagccccaaaaaccTTGATCCTCTCCACTGTGACCATCACCCTTCCCTTCTGCTACAGGACAGAGGATCTAAGCATGGTTTTCAATCTGGCTTTCTAGGGAAACAAGGTGAAACTGAGTGCAAGTCCATCTCAACCCCACTCCTGACAGCTCTTGCATCCCATTTTAACCACACATTTTAGCTCAGTGCTATTATTAGACACTGGAGCATCCACTGCTGAGCCAcgaggctggcagggagcaggctCTTGTCAGATCCCACAGCCCCAGCGGGACAGGGGAGCCCCATTCCATCCCAAAACATGGGGCTCACCAGCTTCTGGAGGGCAGCGAGCTCCTCGGGCAGGTAACAGAGCCCCGTGTGGTTCAGCTTCAGCCAGCGCAGGCTCGTCATCGCCTTCACATGTTCGGGGAAGTATCcgccctggggaggaggaggagggtgaggaaaCCGCCTGTCCCATGGGATGAGGGTCTGGGGATCCCAGTCTGAGTGATGCTCTGTGGTCATGGGAGGTTTGGGATCGGGAAGTCCTATGGGACTGGGAACTGTGGGGTCATGATGATCCAGTCCTAAAGGATTGGAAGCTGTGGGGATTTGGGTCAACCAGTCCCATAAAATTGTTAACGAGAGGTTTGGGATCACCCAGCCCTAGGGGGCTTGGAGCTGGCAGGCGGGTATCGATCATTCCTATGGGACTGGGAGCTGGAGGCTCGGGGATCACCTGTCTCTCTGGGACCCCGGGGGCCGGGTTGCTCAACCATAGCGGCTCGATGGGCGTCAGTGCCGATGGCACCGGGACTGCTCCGGGTAACCCACCCCGGGCGGGGCCGGGATTCCCCCGCCCCGGGGGCCGAGCCAGGCCTGACAACCCCGCGGGGCCCAGGCCCTCTGGGGCCCTGTGGGCCGGGCTGTCCCCCGCTCCCGCTCCCCCGCACCTTGAAGTCGTTGCCGCTGAGATCGACGCCGCGGACGAAGGGCAGGACGCCGGTGGCCGCCATGGCGGAAGGGCGGGGGAACCTGCGGCGGCACCGCGCCCCGCCAGGCCCCGCCCCCTCCTGGCCCCGCCCCGGCCGTGACGCACGCGGGGAAGGGGCGGGGTCAGGCGTTGCTTCCGCGCGCGGGTGGGCGGGGCCTCGCCGCGCCGCGCCCCCATTGGCTGCGGCCGCGCCGGGGGCGCGCGGTGAGTGCGGGGCGGGGGCAGCGCCGGGCCCGGgccggtcccggtcccggtcccggttcTGGTGCTGCCTCCCCTCGGTCACGGGGGTCGGGGGGGCTCCCTTCCCGCGGGCCGCGGTACCGCCCCAGCGCCGCCGGTGCCCCCCGAGGCTTTGCGGTAGGGCCGGCTGAGCAGCGGGTGACCCTTCCCTGGCGTATCCATTCCTCCGGGAtgccccttccttccctggggTGTCCCTTCCCGGGAGTGCCCGTTCGCTGGGGtgccccttccttccctggaaTGCTTCTCCCTCCCCCGGGGTGTCGTTTCCCCGGGTGACCCTTGCTCCCTCGCCGCACCCAGGCgtcccggcggcggcggcagcgtTTATCCCGGAGGAAAGCGGGCCAGCGGAACCCCTCGTTCCCCAAACCCTGCGGCTGTGCCTGTCCCGGGGAGACAGATCCTCCAGCTCGGGGTGACACTGCTGTTCTCCGCAGGGCAACCATGGCGGCGTTTTGGCAGCAGCGGGGCAGGCGGCAGGAGAACGGCGGGCTGGGCAGTGTCATCGACGGGCTGGGCAGCGTGTTCGATGTGCTGCTGGCCAAcgccaggctggtgctgggcgTCAGCGGCGCGGCCGTGCTGGCCATCGCCACGCTGGCCGTCAAGAGGGTAAGGCTGGGGCAAGGATCACAGCAGCTGGGTAGCCCCAATGTGGTGGGGCAAGATGTGCCCCAAACCTCGATGTTTGCTCCTGAGTTGGTTCCTTGCATACGGCACAAATGGCACcggtgctggcagcagtgccatGGGTAtggagctgcctgctcctgccctgtggGACTGTGTATCCAAGTTCAGTTTATCTGGATAAACTTGGGATACAGTATCCCATCCCAAAAGGCACCTGGGGCTTATTTGGATATCTGTTTTCCATGTAAAACCTACAGGAAGATGATGTGCACACTTGTGGCTCCCTGAACTGGATGTTTTTCTGAGCAGAAGCCTTGAGTGGGGCTCTCCCGCCATGTGTGTGCTCCAGAGAGACTGTTATCATGCACAAttcatggaaaacaaagataaCAGTTTGTCCTCTTGggctttccttccctccagctgATCGACCGAGCCACCAGCCCTCGGGATGACGGCGATCCCAAAGCTGAGCAGAAGTCCCTGGAGGAGAGCTGGCAGGACTTGGCATTGATCAAGACAACACCAAAACCCCTCaagaagcagagaagggaagACCTCAGTGagcctctgctctctgcagctcagcctctggTGCCAGGTGAGGCTCCCAGAGCCCAGCCAAGATCACCTTGTtgtgctccaggagctgggagcttcGCGTTATTTTTAGCTCCGTGTCCGGAAAGCCGAGCCGACTGAGCCTGCCCTCCTGGAGCCACGGCCCCTTTTTAGGCAATGCCTGTGGGAACAGGACCTCTGCTGACACCCAGGGTACCCCGGCCAGTGCTGTGGGGCGGGGGTGGCAGCGTTTGTTTCCTCTGGAGCAGCGTTGGCTGCGCTCGTTTTCTGGGTCAGCTCTGCCTGTAGGAAGGTGCGCTcgggagctgctgcagacaaAGGCTGCCTTGTCTTGCTGTCCACAGAGATGGCCTTTTTCCAAGTGGGAAACTGGCCCAGCTCGGTCCAGGGCATGTCCTGAGATAGTGGACCCAGAGCAGGATTGTTTGGAGGATCCTTGTGTGAGGAGTggagggacaggcactgatctctctGATGACCAGTGGGGACATGCAGGAAcacaggagctgtgtcaggggggGTTTAGGCTGCATATGAGGAAAAAAGCTCtttccccagagggtgctggggcactgcccaggctccccagggaatggtcacagccccaaggctgccagagctccaggagcatttggacaacacttTTGGGACAGGGTaggattgttggggtgtctgtgcagggctgggagttggACTGAATGATTTtttgggtcctttccaactcagcatattctgtgattctctaaCCCTGGCAGCAAGTCCCTTGCCTGGTTCCCATCTTTGGCTGAGGAGTGAGGCTGGGAACAGTTGGGTTTCGGGGTTGGCTTGGGCTCTGTATGGCTGAGAAGTGCTGTGGGCTTGATGAAGTCCCTTGGTGAGGTTGATGCCACCTCCAGAGGGGTGGGCTGAGAGCTGGGCACCCAACTTGTGCCTTTTCCTCTGTTGCTGAGGGTTTCAGATGttgtgctcagagctgtgacttctccttccccttctcacAGATCccaagggctgctctgcccctctgGGGGCTCCTCAGGTCAAGTCCAGCCCCCTGCGCTGCCTCACGCTGCAGGAGAAGCTCCTGTcacacagcagccagctggcCGTGCCCGAGATCCAAGTGTCCCTTGTCCCACAGCTGGCCAGGAGCATCTGCACCCACCTGCAGAACTTCCTGCGGAGCaagtgcccagagctgcccttcGGCCGCCTCTTCCTCAGCGGAGCCCTGCTCGATGGCCTCGAGGTCCTGGCAGCTGACCACATCCACCTCATGCTCCCGGTGGTGCTTGACACCGGGCTCTGGAGCCTCATCTCGGGAGAGGACACCGTGGTGAGGAACCCCCAGTACTGGATGATCAAGAGGATCGATCTGGGGTATTTCCCTCgtgggtgcagcccctgggacaGGTTCATTGTGGGCCGGTACCTCTCTTCCAGCGTGCTCAACGAGACCCTCCACAAGCTGCTGGTGGCCTCCATCAACTGGCCTGCCATTGGTGGCCTGCTGGGATGTGCCATCCATCCCGTCGTGGCCTCCCGGGAGCTGAAGCTGGAAGTCAAACACGATCAGGTTGAGCTGAGCATCACCCTCTTCCCAGTGGTGGAAATGGAGGACAAGGTTCTTCTGGCCGTTCCTCCTGAAGGACTGGTGGAAAACCTCTGGCTGGAGAGCTTTTACAGGGCGGAGGTCTCGAGGGTGAAGCAGCTGGATGCCGGCGACTCCGGGGTTCGGCAGCTCTGCCTCCGCATCCTGAACGGCGtctgcaggagccagcccagcctgcacaAACTGCACGGCAGCCCCGTGACACACGTCATCCTGCACCTCAGTGACACTGCTTCGGACTGGGCAGAGGAAAGCCTTGCTGACAGGTTCCAGCAGGTGCTCGAGGAGCTGGTGGCCTCTCTGGAGAAAGGAGTCCTGCCTTCTTATTTCAACCCCAAAATCAAC
Proteins encoded in this region:
- the FLII gene encoding protein flightless-1 homolog; protein product: MAATGVLPFVRGVDLSGNDFKGGYFPEHVKAMTSLRWLKLNHTGLCYLPEELAALQKLEHLSVSHNSLTTLHGELSGLPCLRAIVARANSLKNSGVPDDIFQLDDLSVLDLSYNQLTECPRELENAKNMLVLNLGHNSIDTIPNQLFINLTDLLYLDLSDNKLESLPPQMRRLVHLQTLILNNNPLLHAQLRQLPAMTALQTLHLRNTQRTQSNLPTSLEGLVNLADVDLSCNDLSRVPECLYTLGSLRRLNLSSNQITELSLCIDQWTQLETLNLSRNQLTSLPSAICKLTKLKKMYLNSNKLDFDGIPSGIGKLTNLEEFMAANNNLELIPESLCRCSKLRKLVLNKNRLVTLPEAIHFLTDVEILDVRENPNLVMPPKPADRSSEWYNIDFSLQNQLRLAGASPATVAAAAAGSSTKDPLARKMRLRRRKDSAQDDQAKQVLKGMSDVAQEKNKKIEESGEAKAPDLKTRRWDQGLEKPQLDYSEFFSEDVGQLPGLCVWQIENFVPTLVDEAFHGKFYEADCYIVLKTFLDENGSLNWEIYYWIGQEATLDKKACSAIHAVNLRNYLGAECRSIREEMGDESEEFLQVFDNDISYIEGGTASGFFTVEDTQYVTRLYRVYGKKNVKLEPVALKGTSLDPRFVFLLDHGLDLLVWRGSQATLSSTTKARLFAEKINKNERKGKAEITLLTQGQETPEFWEVLGGQPEEIRPCVPDDFQPHKPKLYKVGLGLGYLELPQINYKLSVEHKKRLKADLMPEMRLLQSLLDTKSVYILDCWSDVFIWIGRKSSRLVRAAALKLSQELCSMLHRPKHAMVTRNLEGTECQVFKSKFKNWDDVLRVDYTRNAETVLQDGGLAGKVRKDAEKKDQMKADLTALFLPRQPPMPLSEAEQLMEEWNEDLDGMEGFVLEGKKFTRLPEEEFGHFHTHDCYVFLCRYWVPVEYEEDEEKKKKGEGKGEEEGEEEEEEKQPEEDSQCIVYFWQGREASNMGWLTFTFSLQKKFESHFRGKLEVVRMTQQQENPKFLSHFKRRFVIHRGKRKDRVSTPQPSLYHIRTNGGALCTRCIQINTDAVLLNSEFCFILKVPFESTDNQGIVYTWVGRAADPDEAKLAEDIMNHMFDDSYSKQVINEGEEPENFFWVGIGGQKPYDEDADYMKHSRLFRCSNEKGYFSVSEKCSDFCQDDLADDDIMLLDNGREVYMWVGTQTSQVEIKLSLKACQVYIQHMRSKDPAHPRKLRLVRKGNEPWPFTRCFHAWSVFRKPPT
- the MIEF2 gene encoding mitochondrial dynamics protein MID49 → MAAFWQQRGRRQENGGLGSVIDGLGSVFDVLLANARLVLGVSGAAVLAIATLAVKRLIDRATSPRDDGDPKAEQKSLEESWQDLALIKTTPKPLKKQRREDLSEPLLSAAQPLVPDPKGCSAPLGAPQVKSSPLRCLTLQEKLLSHSSQLAVPEIQVSLVPQLARSICTHLQNFLRSKCPELPFGRLFLSGALLDGLEVLAADHIHLMLPVVLDTGLWSLISGEDTVVRNPQYWMIKRIDLGYFPRGCSPWDRFIVGRYLSSSVLNETLHKLLVASINWPAIGGLLGCAIHPVVASRELKLEVKHDQVELSITLFPVVEMEDKVLLAVPPEGLVENLWLESFYRAEVSRVKQLDAGDSGVRQLCLRILNGVCRSQPSLHKLHGSPVTHVILHLSDTASDWAEESLADRFQQVLEELVASLEKGVLPSYFNPKINLFSGLLEEEIDEMGFVLYRAISEPEVLLK